In Altererythrobacter rubellus, the following are encoded in one genomic region:
- a CDS encoding DMT family transporter — translation MQDTRSGILLAVIGFATLSVGDAVLKSMAGDWPVTAVAALRFTIGAIALSALLGLSEGKAGFRPNKPWLQVARGLCLAGASLAFFSAIFVMPLAETMAITFLSPVLTAVLSGPLLGEKVNRAVWAACIAALVGVTFILRPNLAEIGWLAILPLISAVFFSLMIIANRASAGTGSALAMQAYMAVIAAPILIMATIAGEYSAIDELSISWPQFDVVLRCAFVALTATTAHWLVYLGTMRAGASQVAPASYIQMLVATILGWWFFGDVPDVITLIGACIIIGAGIFLWHQSTGDKEMA, via the coding sequence TTGCAAGATACGCGTTCCGGGATTCTGCTTGCAGTTATTGGCTTTGCCACACTTTCGGTGGGTGATGCGGTGCTAAAAAGCATGGCAGGCGATTGGCCAGTGACAGCCGTCGCAGCCCTGCGCTTCACAATCGGTGCCATTGCGCTCAGTGCATTGCTTGGGCTGAGCGAAGGCAAAGCCGGCTTTCGTCCGAACAAGCCTTGGCTGCAAGTCGCACGTGGCCTCTGTCTCGCGGGCGCATCTTTGGCATTTTTCTCCGCGATCTTCGTAATGCCCCTGGCGGAAACAATGGCGATCACCTTCCTCTCGCCCGTGCTGACAGCAGTGTTGAGCGGGCCTTTGTTGGGCGAAAAAGTGAACAGAGCGGTTTGGGCGGCATGCATTGCCGCATTGGTCGGTGTGACGTTTATTCTCAGACCCAATCTGGCTGAGATTGGTTGGCTTGCAATCCTGCCGTTGATTTCCGCTGTGTTTTTCTCATTGATGATTATTGCAAACCGGGCATCTGCGGGCACGGGCAGCGCTTTGGCGATGCAGGCCTATATGGCTGTTATCGCTGCCCCAATCCTGATCATGGCGACCATCGCTGGCGAGTATTCTGCGATTGATGAACTGTCGATCTCGTGGCCCCAGTTCGATGTCGTGTTGCGTTGTGCCTTCGTGGCTCTGACTGCAACGACGGCGCATTGGCTCGTCTATCTCGGGACTATGCGCGCCGGCGCATCCCAGGTGGCGCCGGCATCCTACATTCAGATGTTGGTTGCGACTATTCTTGGCTGGTGGTTTTTTGGCGATGTGCCTGATGTAATCACTTTGATCGGTGCATGTATAATCATTGGCGCTGGCATTTTTCTTTGGCATCAAAGCACTGGCGACAAGGAGATGGCTTGA
- the glmS gene encoding glutamine--fructose-6-phosphate transaminase (isomerizing), whose product MCGIIGIVGSDPVADRLVEGLRRMEYRGYDSAGLCTISDGELVRRRASGKLANLVEVLGAEPAAGSVGIAHTRWATHGAPTTSNAHPHMTDELALVHNGIIENYKSLRDELKGENRTYKSETDTEIVAHLISVRIENGLTPQEAVAEVLPKLRGAFSLAITFRRFPDILIGARLGSPLVVGYGDGEMYLGSDALALAHLTQQISYLEEGDWAVISQEGAEIFDAENNPVERETRHSGASAAAVEKGNFHHFMQKEIFEQPTAVAQTLTSYLRRSDNSVALPQFDFDLSAIKRLTIVACGTSYYAGLVAKYWFEHFAKLPVDVDVASEFRYRDPVLEDGGLALFISQSGETADTLAALRHCKQARQTIGVVVNVPTSTMAREADLLLPTHAGPEIGVASTKAFTCQLAVLAALAAHMAVTKGRMSREEEKEVVQHLLEVPASLNAALDHDEDIAAMAHLIAPARDVLYLGRGQDFPLAMEGALKLKEISYIHAEGYASGEMKHGPIALIDEKVPVIVIAPSGPLFEKTVSNMEEVRARGGKIVLISDAKGLAEAGEGCMATIEMPRVHPLIAPMVYAIPVQLLAYHVACVKGTDIDQPRNLAKSVTVE is encoded by the coding sequence ATGTGCGGTATTATTGGAATAGTCGGATCGGATCCGGTCGCTGATCGACTGGTCGAAGGTCTGCGCCGAATGGAATATCGTGGTTATGACAGCGCGGGCCTGTGCACAATCAGTGATGGTGAGCTGGTGCGCCGCCGGGCATCGGGTAAACTTGCCAATCTGGTCGAGGTACTAGGCGCAGAACCGGCCGCCGGATCCGTCGGGATCGCCCACACGCGTTGGGCAACGCATGGTGCCCCGACGACAAGTAACGCCCACCCGCACATGACCGATGAACTGGCATTGGTTCACAATGGCATTATAGAGAATTACAAGTCTCTGCGGGATGAGCTGAAAGGTGAAAATCGCACATACAAGAGCGAAACGGATACGGAGATAGTCGCCCATCTCATTTCGGTGCGGATAGAAAACGGGCTCACACCTCAGGAGGCTGTAGCAGAGGTTTTGCCAAAGCTTCGGGGTGCTTTTTCGCTTGCAATTACGTTTCGCCGATTCCCTGATATTCTGATCGGCGCGCGATTGGGTTCACCGCTTGTTGTCGGGTACGGCGATGGTGAAATGTACCTTGGTTCTGATGCGCTGGCGCTGGCCCATCTGACTCAGCAGATTTCATACCTGGAGGAAGGTGACTGGGCAGTCATTTCGCAAGAGGGTGCAGAAATCTTCGATGCAGAAAACAATCCCGTTGAGCGCGAAACGCGCCATTCGGGTGCATCCGCTGCTGCGGTCGAGAAGGGCAATTTTCACCATTTCATGCAGAAAGAGATTTTCGAACAACCAACAGCCGTCGCGCAAACACTCACATCCTATTTGCGCCGATCAGACAATTCAGTCGCTTTGCCGCAGTTCGATTTCGATCTTTCAGCCATCAAGCGGCTGACCATAGTTGCCTGCGGCACCTCCTATTACGCGGGTTTGGTGGCCAAATACTGGTTTGAGCATTTTGCGAAGCTCCCGGTCGACGTGGATGTTGCGAGTGAGTTCCGCTATCGCGATCCGGTGCTGGAGGATGGCGGATTGGCACTCTTCATCTCTCAAAGCGGCGAAACGGCAGACACGCTTGCGGCGCTGCGCCATTGCAAGCAGGCAAGGCAAACCATCGGCGTTGTTGTTAATGTGCCGACCAGCACGATGGCGCGTGAAGCGGACCTGCTGCTTCCGACGCATGCGGGTCCAGAAATCGGTGTGGCCTCTACTAAGGCATTCACGTGCCAATTGGCGGTGCTTGCAGCGCTTGCGGCGCATATGGCGGTGACCAAAGGTCGGATGAGCCGAGAGGAAGAGAAGGAGGTGGTTCAGCACCTGCTCGAAGTACCGGCTTCGCTCAATGCAGCCCTTGATCACGACGAGGATATTGCTGCGATGGCGCACCTAATTGCACCAGCGCGCGATGTGCTCTATCTCGGCCGTGGTCAGGACTTCCCCCTCGCAATGGAGGGGGCGCTCAAGCTGAAAGAAATCAGCTATATCCATGCCGAGGGCTATGCTTCGGGCGAGATGAAGCACGGCCCGATTGCTCTGATCGATGAAAAGGTGCCGGTCATCGTTATCGCGCCGTCAGGACCGTTGTTTGAGAAGACAGTCTCCAACATGGAAGAGGTTCGTGCGCGCGGCGGAAAGATCGTGCTGATTTCTGATGCCAAAGGCCTGGCCGAGGCTGGTGAGGGCTGCATGGCCACCATTGAAATGCCCAGGGTGCACCCGCTAATCGCACCTATGGTCTATGCAATTCCGGTTCAGCTGCTGGCTTATCACGTTGCCTGTGTGAAGGGTACGGATATCGATCAGCCCCGCAACCTTGCCAAGTCAGTCACTGTTGAATGA
- a CDS encoding GFA family protein: MSEKVSVSGGCHCGAVRFTAVSDPNPEVWDCNCSICSKTAYVHLFIPHDDFVLIAAPDAQARYRFGKKEAEHLFCRTCGIKCFYQPRSHPDDWSVNLRCLDDAEVLAPKIVPFDGKNWEKAAEGRI; this comes from the coding sequence ATGAGCGAAAAGGTCTCGGTTTCAGGCGGTTGTCATTGTGGCGCAGTGCGCTTCACGGCTGTTTCAGACCCGAACCCCGAAGTGTGGGATTGCAATTGTTCGATCTGCAGCAAGACTGCCTATGTTCACTTGTTCATCCCGCACGATGACTTCGTATTAATCGCCGCGCCTGACGCGCAAGCGCGCTATCGTTTCGGGAAGAAAGAGGCAGAACATCTCTTTTGCAGGACTTGCGGTATCAAATGCTTCTACCAGCCGCGTTCGCACCCGGATGACTGGAGCGTAAACTTGCGTTGTCTCGATGATGCAGAGGTGCTTGCTCCCAAAATCGTGCCTTTTGACGGCAAGAATTGGGAAAAGGCGGCCGAGGGTCGAATCTGA
- the purQ gene encoding phosphoribosylformylglycinamidine synthase subunit PurQ produces the protein MSFRAAVITFPGSNCDRDMAVAIEQVSGTAPLQVWHGDDALPQGLDFIALPGGFSYGDYLRSGAMASRSPIMKAVVKAAEAGVPVLGVCNGFQVLTEAGLLPGALMRNAGQNFICRTMPLTVENNQTLFTSAYEAGETVRIPVAHHDGNFFADDDTLDRIEGEGRVAFRYAEPCNGSRRDIAGILNASGNVLGMMPHPERAIEDVLGSSNGRRLFESVIGSLVSA, from the coding sequence ATGTCTTTCCGCGCAGCTGTGATCACATTCCCGGGGTCCAATTGCGATCGGGACATGGCAGTGGCGATCGAGCAAGTCTCGGGTACCGCTCCCTTGCAGGTCTGGCATGGAGACGATGCCCTGCCACAAGGCCTCGACTTTATCGCGCTGCCCGGCGGTTTTTCCTACGGCGACTATTTGCGCTCTGGTGCCATGGCCTCGCGGAGCCCGATCATGAAAGCGGTGGTGAAAGCTGCCGAAGCAGGCGTGCCGGTCCTCGGCGTCTGCAATGGCTTCCAGGTGTTGACTGAGGCCGGTCTCTTGCCCGGCGCATTGATGCGCAACGCAGGCCAGAACTTCATCTGCCGAACGATGCCTTTGACGGTTGAAAACAACCAGACCCTGTTCACAAGCGCCTATGAAGCTGGTGAAACTGTCCGCATTCCGGTGGCACATCACGACGGTAATTTCTTCGCGGATGACGATACGCTGGACCGGATCGAGGGCGAAGGTCGCGTGGCGTTTCGCTACGCCGAACCGTGCAATGGCTCTCGCCGTGACATTGCGGGCATCCTCAATGCATCAGGCAATGTTCTGGGCATGATGCCGCACCCCGAACGTGCGATTGAAGACGTGCTGGGCAGCAGCAATGGCCGCCGCTTGTTTGAAAGCGTGATTGGAAGCCTGGTCAGCGCTTAG
- the purS gene encoding phosphoribosylformylglycinamidine synthase subunit PurS, whose protein sequence is MKVRVLVRLKPGVLDPQGRAVHHSLEGLGFEGVENVRIGRVIEMDLADGTSEAAIDDMCQKLLANMVIEDYSIEKLGQTEPA, encoded by the coding sequence ATGAAAGTCCGTGTCCTGGTTCGATTGAAGCCCGGAGTTCTCGACCCCCAAGGCCGCGCAGTCCACCATTCTCTTGAAGGGCTCGGTTTCGAAGGTGTTGAAAACGTGCGCATCGGGCGTGTTATCGAAATGGATCTGGCCGATGGTACAAGTGAAGCAGCCATCGATGATATGTGTCAGAAGCTGCTCGCCAACATGGTGATCGAGGATTACTCGATCGAAAAGCTCGGTCAGACGGAGCCCGCCTGA
- a CDS encoding M16 family metallopeptidase, whose translation MRLFASLATFVAVALSPTLLLAQESAPDEPAWAFEDSDIPVDPAFRFGELDNGMRYILRQNSTPEDTALVRLYIGSGSLDETDSERGLAHFVEHMAFNGSKRIPEGEMIPLLEREGLAFGADTNASTGFDRTLYMLNLPRNDEDLLETALMLMRETASELLIEQEAVDRERGIILAERRDRNNFAFKAAVDEFEFAAPDARFVQRVPIGTLEVLENADAEHLRGFYERTYVPKNAVLVIVGDYPEELLEDRVKHWFADWQGGAERTDPITGPVDITRTNETDIYVDQALNETVSVTRYAPWEERKDTVANRQQNLLREVGYGIINRRLATLARAENAPFRAASFGTSDLFEEARSTSLTVTTSDNEWRSGMIAAGTELRKALQYGFSEAEVAEQVARLRTSIENSARSANTRSNGALVSAALGLVQEENVPSTPESSLDRFEAFADEITPEVAFAAVLADTAELTDPLIRYQGRTEPEGGAEGLTSAWAEVEAAVITAPEFAEMAEFAYQYFGTPGDIVSDETEERLGIRMIRFANGVMLNLKQTDINEDRIQFRVQLDGGDLLNTKDAPLTTALVSSLAGGGLGKHSQDELVSILAGRSVRLALSSADKGFQMSGTTTPRDLLLQMQLLTAGITDPGYRPEAIERFRRGVAQFFASMDATPGQALGNNIGAILSDGDPRFSLQSEEAYNALSFDRLREDISDRLANGAIEIAMVGEFDQQAAIDAVAATFGALPEREAEFQPREEARERTFTADRETRIITHSGEPDQALIRIVWPTTDDTDYAENIRLSLLARVVQIRLQEVLREELGQAYSPGANSSLSRTWRDYGTFDINVAVDYEQVDAASSAIMGMIAGLRESVVSDTVDRARAPLLEQYDNLLKTLGGWMSLADNAQSEAERLERYFNAPDMIRAVTPDDIRGAAQTYLSPDEAVQIIVVPKNVQAEYSHLPVGNHVHHDCNMHPSRYRAAHIAGTRKAAMPHQRSCS comes from the coding sequence ATGCGTTTGTTTGCCTCGTTAGCGACCTTTGTCGCAGTCGCCTTATCGCCCACGCTGTTGCTTGCGCAGGAAAGCGCGCCGGATGAGCCCGCTTGGGCATTCGAGGACAGCGACATTCCGGTCGACCCGGCATTCCGGTTTGGCGAGCTAGACAATGGCATGCGCTACATACTGCGGCAAAACTCTACGCCCGAAGACACTGCGCTGGTACGGCTGTATATCGGCTCCGGTTCGCTCGATGAAACTGATAGCGAGCGCGGCCTTGCGCACTTCGTGGAACACATGGCGTTCAACGGTTCAAAACGGATTCCCGAAGGCGAAATGATCCCTCTGCTCGAACGTGAAGGACTTGCGTTCGGGGCAGACACCAATGCCAGCACTGGCTTTGATCGTACGCTCTATATGCTCAATCTGCCGCGCAATGACGAGGACTTGCTGGAAACCGCGCTGATGTTGATGCGGGAGACCGCGAGTGAATTGCTGATCGAGCAGGAAGCGGTTGATCGCGAGCGCGGCATCATCTTGGCAGAACGGCGTGATCGCAACAATTTCGCATTCAAGGCAGCTGTTGACGAGTTTGAATTTGCTGCGCCGGACGCGCGGTTTGTCCAGCGCGTACCGATCGGAACGTTGGAGGTGCTCGAGAATGCCGACGCAGAGCATTTGCGCGGCTTTTACGAACGCACTTATGTGCCTAAAAACGCAGTGCTGGTGATCGTTGGCGATTACCCAGAGGAACTGCTCGAAGACCGCGTGAAGCACTGGTTTGCTGACTGGCAGGGTGGCGCAGAGCGAACCGATCCAATCACCGGGCCAGTCGACATCACCCGTACCAATGAAACCGACATCTATGTTGACCAGGCGCTCAACGAAACCGTCTCCGTCACGCGTTACGCACCTTGGGAAGAGCGTAAAGACACGGTCGCAAATCGCCAACAGAACCTGCTGCGAGAGGTTGGTTACGGCATAATCAACCGGCGTCTCGCGACACTCGCGCGGGCAGAAAACGCACCTTTCAGAGCGGCAAGTTTTGGCACGAGCGATCTGTTCGAGGAAGCACGCTCTACGAGCCTGACTGTCACCACTTCAGATAACGAATGGCGCAGCGGAATGATTGCTGCCGGAACAGAGCTGCGCAAGGCGTTGCAGTACGGTTTCAGCGAAGCCGAGGTCGCCGAGCAAGTCGCACGTCTGCGCACAAGCATTGAGAACAGCGCTCGTTCTGCGAATACGCGCAGCAATGGTGCATTGGTCTCTGCCGCACTTGGTCTGGTGCAAGAGGAGAATGTCCCCTCCACACCGGAAAGCTCACTGGATCGCTTTGAAGCTTTCGCTGATGAGATTACGCCGGAGGTCGCATTCGCAGCCGTGCTGGCGGATACGGCTGAGCTGACTGACCCGTTGATACGGTATCAAGGCCGGACAGAGCCAGAAGGTGGCGCGGAAGGGCTAACCTCCGCATGGGCAGAGGTTGAAGCGGCAGTGATTACCGCGCCTGAATTCGCTGAAATGGCAGAATTCGCCTATCAGTATTTTGGCACTCCGGGTGACATCGTTTCCGACGAGACAGAGGAACGGCTCGGCATCCGCATGATCCGCTTCGCCAATGGCGTAATGCTCAATTTGAAACAGACCGATATCAACGAGGATCGCATTCAGTTCCGTGTGCAGCTCGATGGCGGCGACCTGCTGAATACCAAGGACGCACCGCTGACCACGGCATTGGTAAGTTCGCTGGCAGGCGGAGGTCTGGGAAAGCATTCACAAGACGAACTGGTCAGCATTCTGGCGGGCCGCAGCGTTCGCCTGGCGTTGTCTTCCGCCGACAAGGGTTTCCAGATGTCCGGAACCACGACCCCGCGCGATCTTTTGCTTCAGATGCAGCTGCTCACCGCAGGGATTACCGACCCGGGCTATCGCCCGGAAGCGATCGAACGTTTCCGCAGAGGTGTCGCGCAATTCTTCGCAAGCATGGATGCGACGCCGGGACAGGCGCTGGGCAACAATATCGGCGCAATCCTGTCTGATGGCGATCCGCGTTTCTCGCTTCAGTCTGAAGAAGCTTATAACGCGCTGTCATTCGATCGGTTGCGCGAAGACATCAGTGATCGTTTGGCCAATGGGGCGATCGAGATCGCCATGGTCGGAGAATTTGATCAGCAAGCAGCGATCGATGCTGTCGCAGCAACATTCGGCGCGCTGCCAGAACGCGAAGCCGAGTTCCAGCCCCGCGAAGAAGCTCGTGAACGTACTTTCACCGCAGATCGTGAAACGCGCATCATCACGCATTCTGGCGAGCCAGATCAGGCGCTTATCCGGATTGTCTGGCCCACCACCGACGATACCGACTATGCAGAAAACATTCGTCTGAGCCTGCTTGCCCGCGTTGTCCAAATCCGCTTGCAAGAAGTGCTCCGCGAAGAGCTTGGCCAGGCCTATTCACCTGGCGCGAACAGTTCACTGTCGCGAACATGGCGCGATTACGGCACATTCGATATCAATGTCGCGGTTGATTATGAGCAAGTTGATGCAGCGAGCAGCGCGATCATGGGAATGATCGCGGGGCTGCGCGAAAGTGTGGTTTCAGACACGGTTGACAGGGCGCGCGCACCGCTGCTCGAACAGTATGACAATTTGCTCAAGACGCTGGGTGGCTGGATGTCGCTGGCAGACAATGCACAGAGTGAAGCGGAGCGGTTGGAACGGTATTTCAACGCACCAGACATGATCCGCGCAGTGACACCGGACGATATTCGTGGTGCAGCACAAACCTATCTCTCTCCGGATGAAGCAGTGCAGATCATCGTTGTTCCAAAGAACGTTCAGGCTGAATATTCGCATTTGCCGGTGGGCAACCACGTGCATCACGATTGCAACATGCACCCATCGCGCTATAGGGCTGCGCATATTGCGGGCACGCGCAAAGCCGCCATGCCCCACCAGAGGAGCTGCTCATGA
- the purC gene encoding phosphoribosylaminoimidazolesuccinocarboxamide synthase, giving the protein MSRRRQIYEGKAKILYEGPEPGTIIQYFKDDATAFNAEKKGTINGKGVINNRISEHVFTRLAHIGIPTHFIRRLNMREQLVRQAEIIPIEVVVRNVAAGSICKRLGMEEGDPLPHTLIEYYYKDDALGDPLVSEEHIACFNWAGPEEMQDIASMAIRINDFMSGMFAAIDIRLIDFKLEFGRIFDGDFSRVILADEISPDGCRLWDMMTGEKLDKDRFRRDLGGESEAYQEVARRLGLLQNDDNGPGEVFDMSSHRSRLRGTPPLPKK; this is encoded by the coding sequence ATGTCGCGTCGCCGCCAGATCTACGAAGGCAAGGCCAAGATCCTTTATGAAGGCCCGGAGCCGGGCACGATCATCCAGTATTTCAAGGATGATGCGACCGCGTTCAACGCGGAGAAAAAGGGCACAATCAATGGCAAGGGTGTGATCAATAATCGCATCAGCGAACATGTGTTCACCCGCCTTGCGCATATCGGGATCCCGACCCACTTTATCCGCCGCTTGAACATGCGCGAGCAACTTGTCCGGCAGGCCGAAATCATCCCGATCGAGGTGGTGGTGCGCAATGTCGCGGCAGGCTCAATCTGTAAACGGTTGGGTATGGAAGAAGGCGATCCCCTGCCCCACACTCTGATCGAATATTATTATAAAGACGATGCTCTGGGCGATCCGCTGGTTTCCGAAGAGCACATTGCGTGTTTCAACTGGGCCGGCCCGGAGGAAATGCAGGACATCGCCAGCATGGCGATCCGCATCAATGACTTCATGAGCGGCATGTTCGCAGCGATCGATATTCGCCTGATCGACTTCAAACTGGAATTCGGCCGCATATTCGATGGCGATTTCAGCCGCGTGATCCTGGCTGACGAGATCAGCCCCGACGGCTGCCGTCTTTGGGATATGATGACAGGCGAGAAGCTCGACAAGGACCGTTTCCGGCGCGATCTGGGCGGCGAAAGCGAAGCTTATCAAGAGGTCGCGCGACGCCTTGGCCTGCTGCAGAATGACGACAACGGCCCCGGCGAAGTGTTCGATATGTCGAGCCATCGCAGCCGCCTACGCGGGACGCCACCTCTTCCCAAGAAATAG
- a CDS encoding DNA gyrase inhibitor YacG, translating to MSKSSKPCPICKRPRTEEFTPFCSSRCKDRDLAKWFGDGYALPGRPAAPEEIAGEIIREERD from the coding sequence ATGAGCAAATCTTCCAAACCCTGCCCCATCTGCAAGCGACCACGAACCGAGGAATTCACGCCCTTTTGTTCCAGCCGGTGCAAAGACCGTGATCTGGCGAAGTGGTTCGGCGACGGCTATGCCTTGCCCGGCCGACCAGCAGCTCCGGAAGAAATCGCGGGAGAGATCATCCGCGAAGAACGCGACTGA
- a CDS encoding ribonuclease yields the protein MAEWLIEYGIGEDRAMLVEGERVLAAKLHWPGEIFAGQIVEAKLVSRAAGSSRGTAVTQTGSQILLDRIPKEVTEGSMVEVAITRPPIAEIGRTKLAQGRVTDGLQHGKNSSFDGLDARAMPGFPSGLWEDIWHTASSGQVDFAGGSAIFSATPAMTLIDIDGEGSPKELSLAAIPAIAQGMAWFDLGGNIGIDFPTIEAKSDRKAVDSALAKALDHWPHERTAMNGFGFVQIVARLVGPSLVHRFASSRTGMCARYALRVAERAEGAGVTLLTVHPAIKAKLKPEWLDELRRRTGRELRVEADPGLALEAPSAQVIGS from the coding sequence TTGGCTGAGTGGCTGATCGAGTATGGCATCGGTGAAGATCGCGCGATGCTGGTCGAAGGCGAAAGGGTGCTCGCAGCAAAGCTTCACTGGCCCGGCGAGATATTCGCGGGACAGATAGTTGAAGCGAAGCTGGTGTCGCGCGCCGCCGGATCGAGCCGCGGCACTGCGGTAACACAAACTGGCTCGCAAATCCTGCTTGATCGCATCCCTAAAGAGGTAACCGAAGGCAGCATGGTCGAAGTGGCGATCACTCGCCCGCCCATTGCAGAGATCGGTCGCACGAAACTTGCCCAAGGGCGCGTGACTGACGGCCTCCAGCACGGCAAGAATTCGTCATTTGACGGGCTCGATGCTCGCGCCATGCCGGGGTTCCCTTCCGGATTGTGGGAAGATATCTGGCACACAGCGTCCTCTGGTCAGGTCGATTTCGCAGGCGGATCAGCGATCTTCAGTGCGACCCCGGCGATGACATTGATCGACATTGATGGCGAAGGGTCGCCCAAAGAACTCTCGCTCGCGGCTATCCCAGCGATTGCACAGGGCATGGCGTGGTTTGATCTTGGCGGGAATATCGGGATAGACTTCCCTACCATCGAAGCAAAATCAGATCGCAAGGCAGTCGATAGCGCTCTGGCGAAAGCACTCGATCACTGGCCGCATGAGCGCACCGCAATGAACGGATTTGGCTTTGTACAGATCGTCGCACGGCTAGTGGGGCCATCATTGGTTCACCGATTCGCTTCTTCACGCACCGGCATGTGCGCCCGCTATGCCCTGCGCGTTGCCGAGCGGGCCGAAGGCGCAGGCGTAACCCTGCTCACCGTCCACCCGGCGATCAAAGCCAAGCTCAAACCCGAATGGCTAGATGAATTGCGCAGGCGCACGGGTCGTGAATTGCGCGTAGAAGCCGATCCCGGCCTTGCGCTTGAAGCGCCAAGTGCGCAAGTAATCGGGTCATGA
- a CDS encoding Maf family protein, with product MSAPILILGSASPRRRELLARLGVVPDAVSPAEIDETPLRSELPRDYAKRMAREKAMAVSGNGHILAGDTVVAAGRRILPKAEDEATARQCLELLSGRRHRVLSAIALKSSDGALHEKLSETIVRFKRLSEAEIAAYLASGEWEGKAGGYAIQGIAEGLIAWIQGSHSGVVGLPLFETRALLKTAGFNIG from the coding sequence ATGAGCGCGCCCATCCTGATACTTGGATCTGCCAGTCCACGTCGCCGCGAGTTGCTCGCGCGTCTGGGCGTGGTCCCTGATGCAGTCTCTCCTGCAGAGATCGACGAGACTCCGTTAAGGAGCGAGCTTCCGCGCGACTATGCCAAGCGCATGGCGCGCGAGAAAGCGATGGCAGTGTCTGGCAACGGGCACATTCTGGCAGGAGACACCGTCGTCGCGGCCGGGCGCCGCATTCTGCCGAAAGCCGAAGATGAAGCAACCGCACGCCAGTGCCTTGAGCTGTTGTCGGGGCGGAGGCACCGCGTACTGTCCGCGATTGCGCTGAAATCTTCCGATGGTGCCCTGCACGAGAAGCTAAGCGAGACCATCGTACGCTTCAAACGGTTGAGCGAAGCCGAAATCGCCGCCTATCTCGCCAGCGGTGAGTGGGAGGGCAAGGCTGGTGGCTATGCGATCCAGGGCATAGCTGAAGGGCTGATCGCATGGATTCAGGGCAGTCACTCTGGCGTAGTCGGCCTTCCCCTGTTCGAGACCCGCGCGCTGCTCAAAACCGCTGGATTCAACATTGGCTGA
- the infA gene encoding translation initiation factor IF-1 yields the protein MAKEELLEMRGKVVELLPNAMFRVELENGHEVLGHTAGKMRKNRIRVLVGDEVLCELTPYDLTKARITYRFMPGRGGPGQGPGPA from the coding sequence ATGGCTAAAGAAGAACTCCTCGAAATGCGCGGCAAGGTGGTCGAACTGCTGCCTAATGCGATGTTCCGGGTCGAGCTCGAGAATGGCCACGAAGTCCTTGGCCACACTGCCGGCAAAATGCGCAAGAACCGCATTCGCGTTTTGGTGGGTGACGAAGTGTTGTGTGAACTCACACCTTATGACCTGACCAAGGCGCGTATCACCTATCGCTTCATGCCAGGTCGCGGCGGCCCGGGCCAAGGCCCCGGCCCAGCCTAA